A window from Kluyveromyces lactis strain NRRL Y-1140 chromosome E complete sequence encodes these proteins:
- the SAS3 gene encoding histone acetyltransferase (similar to uniprot|Q75BN5 Ashbya gossypii ACR236W ACR236Wp and weakly similar to YBL052C uniprot|P34218 Saccharomyces cerevisiae YBL052C SAS3 Histone acetyltransferase catalytic subunit of NuA3 complex that acetylates histone H3 involved in transcriptional silencing homolog of the mammalian MOZ proto-oncogene sas3 gcn5 double mutation confers lethality) yields MTTSKRNRLLKELLIDDNIHSKVQADLWDAGDGGVRRKRTRDRHDKSSDHIGYNGADDSGVQPEKNKDKKLKTIVIPSDWNEMNSHVQFSDDRRIITIRYNPLKLLDFNQVLNRGSDLDVKVPSIPLNGIDFEIYETENLLTSLDNDAQFPYRGAIENKQDYTTHRTIPRVKDREFFLTLLRKSQTAARFNGNTLLAFPNDEAHNQDKKRLKPTALMHSAKTTNVEYVYFQNYEIKTWYKAPYPEEYNKNEIIYICDKCLKYMSSKYVYYRHQLKCDYIHPPGNQIYRDMDQGFAIWEVDGRENVIYCQNLCLLAKLFLNSKTLYYDVEPFMFYTITVWEDEEWKFVGYFSKEKLNSTGYNLSCILTLPHFQRRGIGHLLMDFSYLLSRREFKLGTPEKPLSDLGLVSYRIYWKNKMVQTLNMLFEELGDSFACTIDDLSNLTGMNHSDVIFGLEQIGCLYKYNDEASGKCKYAVKVEDWDILCQLFEQSRAKMKYTLDPSRFVWKHVIFGPSCGINAVGTMVETNVSQQRITSAAGSTAADPFKQSISVLTNFMSDDLADPRTMEEAAMEKIKQQTIPVSLSDKSLVRAYTLPSNIKEKIIKASKIKPEFKQLNTKLGGTIPALNEGTPSGDASDAKTLISGGMHDDINGDEQEIEEEFEEADGLEDEGFSLDDAEAEEYSDDDEDDDQVPPPPEEIATPRVSRSLRKLRQHNPVENEVQQRPQRVLRNRV; encoded by the coding sequence ATGACGACTTCTAAGCGAAATAGACTGCTGAAGGAACTTCTGattgatgataatataCATTCCAAAGTACAGGCTGATTTATGGGACGCTGGAGATGGTGGAGTACGACGGAAACGCACCAGAGATAGACATGACAAGTCGTCGGATCATATAGGCTATAACGGTGCTGATGATTCTGGGGTGCAACCGGAGAAGAATAAGGACAAGAAACTTAAAACGATTGTTATACCATCTGATTGGAATGAGATGAACAGCCATGTGCAATTTTCAGACGATCGTAGAATTATTACTATCAGGTATAATCCGTTGAAGTTGCTTGATTTCAATCAAGTGTTGAACAGAGGCAGCGATCTCGACGTAAAAGTACCGTCAATTCCGCTAAATGGCATTGACTTTGAGATAtatgaaactgaaaatttGTTAACATCTCTTGATAACGATGCTCAGTTCCCTTATCGTGGCGCAATTGAAAATAAGCAGGATTATACAACTCATAGGACCATTCCTCGTGTCAAAGATAGAGAGTTTTTTCTAACTTTGCTGCGTAAGTCCCAAACAGCAGCTCGTTTCAATGGTAACACACTCCTGGCATTTCCAAATGATGAAGCTCATAATCAAGATAAGAAACGGTTAAAGCCAACAGCTTTGATGCATTCTGCGAAGACAACCAACGTGGAATATGTTTATTTCCAAAATTATGAGATCAAAACTTGGTATAAGGCTCCCTACCCTGAAGAGTATAACAAGAACGAAATTATCTATATTTGCGACAAGtgtttgaaatatatgaGTTCAAAGTATGTCTATTATAGGCATCAGTTGAAATGTGATTATATCCACCCGCCAGGAAACCAAATTTATAGAGATATGGACCAAGGGTTCGCCATTTGGGAAGTAGACGGAAGAGAGAACGTTATTTATTGTCAGAATTTATGTTTACTAGCGAAACTTTTTTTAAATTCGAAAACTTTGTATTATGACGTGGAACCCTTTATGTTTTACACCATAACAGTATGGGAGGACGAAGAATGGAAATTTGTTGGATATTTTTCTAAGGAAAAGCTAAACTCAACTGGTTATAACCTAAGTTGTATTCTTACTTTACCACATTTTCAAAGGCGCGGTATCGGACATCTACTGATGGACTTTTCATATCTCTTATCAAGAAGGGAATTTAAACTAGGCACTCCCGAGAAACCTTTGAGTGATCTTGGTTTGGTATCTTATCGAATATACTGGAAAAATAAGATGGTGCAAACGCTTAATAtgttatttgaagaactgGGTGATTCATTCGCTTGTACCATAGACGACTTGTCCAATCTAACCGGTATGAATCATTCGGATGTGATATTCGGCCTGGAACAGATTGGATGTCTATACAAATACAACGATGAAGCCTCAGGTAAATGCAAATATGCAGTGAAAGTAGAAGATTGGGATATCTTGTGTCAGTTATTTGAACAGTCTAGAgcgaaaatgaaatatactTTGGACCCTTCCAGATTTGTTTGGAAGCATGTCATTTTCGGTCCTTCGTGTGGAATCAATGCCGTTGGAACCATGGTAGAAACAAATGTTAGCCAGCAAAGAATTACGTCTGCCGCTGGTTCAACAGCTGCTGATCCATTCAAACAAAGTATATCTGTTCTAACGAATTTTATGAGTGACGATTTGGCGGATCCAAGAACGATGGAAGAAGCTGCAATGGAAAAGATTAAGCAACAAACTATTCCTGTATCCTTGTCTGATAAATCTTTAGTTCGAGCATATACACTTCCAAGCAATATCAAGGAAAAAATCATTAAGGCAAGCAAAATAAAACCTGAATTCAAACAACTCAATACGAAGCTCGGGGGGACTATTCCAGCTCTCAATGAAGGTACACCTTCTGGCGATGCTTCTGATGCCAAAACACTGATCAGCGGAGGTATGCACGATGATATAAATGGCGATGAGCAAGAAATTGAGGAAGAGTTTGAAGAGGCAGACGGTTTAGAAGATGAAGGTTTCTCGCTAGATGATGCAGAAGCTGAGGAGTattcagatgatgatgaagatgatgatcaAGTGCCACCGCCTCCAGAGGAAATAGCGACTCCTAGGGTCAGTAGATCTCTAAGAAAACTCAGACAGCACAATCCCGTAGAAAATGAAGTTCAGCAAAGACCACAGAGAGTCTTACGGAATAGAGTTTGA
- a CDS encoding SANT/Myb-like DNA-binding domain-containing protein (some similarities with uniprot|P40059 Saccharomyces cerevisiae YER088C DOT6 Protein of unknown function involved in telomeric gene silencing and filamentation): MTAPKNVSSRTPSSWEPQDDVLLRHLKEVKRLGWKDIAQYFTNRTPNACQFRWRRLKSGSLKTVKSPEEEDEEEDELLNVTVPVLAPMAVSAGPTLSAESLNTGSSSTAKKNTAKKSSSTGPMPMPMPIPTSKVTNSAVLSSPHGLNGSGSATNNNNSNMGVFSSSAATAGSSVLSVNGLAHSGSLSKSPFSTASPAPHGKFIKPRSSSHSQDAPPNMPHFNDQEENFGFIPKVFIKSRRGSAVVVNNTPQSNLPNLASTKSRKNSFSSRSRRSSFNVASDRHFIPMSSNGSSRRSSVVVMPSSTLPASSANPRRESFTTNPSMSRRNSVSQFRRESMQAGFIDMPIKQSSQPPPSSVCAVGSFNGFAKPWSGDEDKLLVEKRQRYHLSIDELSILLPHRSEQEIQWRMDSLHITPSDAVSTASPSANVNQSSSSDEVHSTYSPDTAVEEHDDIDDVDVDVEIVGRMEDSIAPTQLRDESPTFSQTSSTGSSARERSPVFSPDAHSLRDHSPTISDVNNSSFYGNRMPASVPKQILQTQASNEQTPQFTPNSSQSPQPPQNHRLPQVPTQPLPSLNTIFKHIV, encoded by the coding sequence ATGACTGCACCAAAAAACGTTTCCAGTAGGACTCCGAGTTCGTGGGAACCTCAGGACGATGTCTTGTTGCGACACTTGAAAGAGGTGAAAAGACTGGGATGGAAGGATATTGCTCAGTATTTTACGAATAGAACTCCTAACGCGTGCCAATTTCGGTGGAGAAGGTTAAAATCTGGCAGTTTAAAGACGGTGAAGTCGCCAGAGGAGGAGGATGAGGAGGAGGATGAGTTGTTAAATGTGACTGTTCCAGTACTTGCTCCAATGGCTGTTTCTGCAGGACCTACGTTGAGCGCGGAATCTTTAAACACTGGGTCCTCTTCGACGGCGAAGAAGAATACGGCAAAGAAGTCTAGTTCTACGGGACCGATGCCCATGCCCATGCCAATTCCGACCTCAAAAGTTACCAATAGTGCCGTTCTTTCGTCACCTCATGGGTTGAATGGTAGTGGGAGTGCTactaataataacaatagCAACATGGGTGTTTTTTCGTCATCTGCTGCTACAGCTGGATCTAGTGTCCTATCGGTAAACGGACTTGCACATTCCGGATCGTTGTCCAAGTCTCCGTTCTCTACTGCTTCTCCTGCTCCTCATGGGAAATTTATAAAGCCCAGGTCTTCCTCTCATTCACAGGACGCCCCACCAAATATGCCCCATTTCAATGATCAAGAGGAAaattttggttttattCCAAAAGTCTTCATCAAGAGTAGACGTGGTTCCGCGGTCGTTGTGAATAACACTCCACAATCGAACTTGCCAAACCTGGCCAGTACGAAATCAAGGAAAAATTCCTTCTCCTCGCGCTCCAGACGTTCCTCTTTCAACGTAGCATCCGACAGGCATTTCATCCCAATGTCTTCTAACGGATCTTCTAGAAGATCTTCCGTTGTTGTCATGCCTTCATCAACTTTGCCCGCATCTTCCGCGAATCCAAGGAGAGAAAGCTTCACGACGAATCCATCTATGTCTAGAAGGAACTCTGTCTCTCAGTTTAGACGTGAGTCTATGCAAGCAGGTTTCATTGATATGCCCATAAAACAAAGCTCTCAACCCCCTCCTTCATCCGTATGTGCCGTTGGATCATTCAATGGCTTTGCAAAACCTTGGTCTGGCGATGAGGATAAGTTGTTGGTAGAAAAACGTCAAAGGTACCACTTGTCCATTGATGAGCTTTCAATCTTGTTACCTCATAGATCAGAACAAGAGATCCAATGGAGAATGGATTCGTTACATATAACGCCTAGCGATGCAGTTAGTACTGCTAGTCCTTCCGCCAATGTTAATCAATCGAGTTCTTCAGATGAGGTCCACTCTACTTACTCACCAGATACTGCCGTAGAGGAGCATGACGACATTGAcgatgttgatgttgatgtaGAGATTGTTGGCCGCATGGAAGACTCTATTGCCCCAACTCAGCTAAGAGATGAATCTCCTACGTTTTCTCAAACATCTTCGACTGGTTCTTCCGCTCGTGAGAGATCGCCAGTGTTTTCACCGGACGCTCATTCCTTGAGAGACCATTCTCCAACTATTTCTGATGTGAACAACTCATCTTTTTATGGCAATAGGATGCCTGCCAGCGTACCGAAgcaaattcttcaaacacAGGCTAGTAATGAACAAACGCCCCAGTTCACTCCGAATTCATCGCAATCTCCTCAACCACCACAAAACCATCGACTACCGCAAGTGCCAACTCAGCCACTGCCTAGTTTGAATACGATATTCAAGCACATTGTTTGA
- a CDS encoding 3'-5'-exodeoxyribonuclease (similar to uniprot|P34220 Saccharomyces cerevisiae YBL055C Hypothetical ORF) — MRKRICNSSHFRTIKGLPVCLAYFRFIMAIVYHCETASTLYMSRALQKMTGLKQIRYFDIGFNISDHMFKGKYHGKKQHETDLSNILNRCRLTNVDKLLITGSSLEESRHSIKLCSEFATENGPKMMYTIGVHPCQVNEFMPKHSKSYRKSDSSEDLPFAIENHQFTKARLHELYDLWKLQAMTDNEHFRAIGEIGLDYDRFHFSGLEIQKFFFLEQLKLSCFFPDKPLFLHMRSCADDFLHILKLFINGFNDDKDLFGYKSWIDPSVPDSPILNTDGSVTYKFSAARKFVVHSFTGSVQDMEILLDCSQNCYFSVNGCSMRSEESIEMIKSLPVDKLLLETDAPWCDVRRTHASYRFLNQDADPKIENCWDHGLSAAYPTLDQWFKSVKKEKLQTIPREQWDLYMVKSRNEPCTMGHVATAVANIKQIPLIDLVDQVWHTSCLVYED; from the coding sequence ATGCGCAAGAGGATATGCAACTCATCCCACTTCAGAACGATAAAAGGACTTCCTGTTTGTTTGGCATATTTTCGGTTCATTATGGCCATTGTATATCACTGTGAAACAGCTTCTACACTGTATATGTCCAGAGCACTTCAGAAGATGACAGGTTTGAAACAGATAAGGTACTTTGACATTGGGTTCAATATCTCTGATCACATGTTCAAAGGGAAATACCATGGCAAGAAGCAGCACGAGACGGATTTATCCAATATATTGAACCGTTGTAGATTGACTAATGTGGATAAGCTGCTGATTACCGGATCTTCACTGGAAGAATCGAGACATTCCATTAAGCTTTGTAGTGAATTTGCAACTGAAAATGGACCAAAGATGATGTACACCATCGGGGTGCATCCGTGTCAGGTTAACGAATTCATGCCCAAACACTCAAAATCGTACCGGAAATCAGATTCAAGCGAGGATCTTCCGtttgcaattgaaaacCATCAGTTTACCAAAGCTAGATTGCACGAATTGTATGATTTGTGGAAACTCCAAGCAATGACCGATAACGAGCATTTCAGGGCCATTGGTGAAATTGGGTTGGATTATGATAGATTCCATTTCTCGGGACTGGAAATCcaaaagttcttcttcctgGAACAATTGAAGTTAAGTTGCTTCTTCCCTGATAAACCGTTGTTCTTACACATGAGAAGCTGTGCTGATGATTTCTTGCACATCTTGAAATTATTCATCAATGGTTTCAACGATGATAAGGATTTATTTGGCTATAAATCGTGGATCGATCCAAGCGTACCAGATTCACCAATATTGAATACAGACGGCTCTGTAACTTATAAGTTCAGTGCTGCGAGGAAATTTGTCGTTCACTCTTTCACAGGATCAGTACAAGATATGGAAATATTACTGGATTGCTCCCAAAATTGCTATTTCAGCGTCAACGGCTGTTCAATGAGATCTGAGGAGAGCATTGAAATGATTAAATCACTTCCTGTTGATAAATTACTACTGGAAACAGACGCACCATGGTGCGACGTGAGAAGGACACATGCTTCATACAGATTTTTGAATCAAGATGCAGATCCCAAAATCGAAAATTGTTGGGATCATGGATTATCTGCTGCATACCCCACACTAGACCAATGGTTCAAATCTgtcaagaaagagaaactTCAAACAATCCCACGCGAACAATGGGATCTGTATATGGTGAAGTCTAGAAATGAGCCTTGTACAATGGGGCATGTGGCGACAGCAGTTGCTaatatcaaacaaattCCATTGATCGATCTAGTTGACCAAGTATGGCATACTTCTTGTCTTGTTTACGAAGATTGA